The region CGCCGATTCAAGCACCTGTGACCCGTCGTGCGACGGTCCTGCCGGACAGACTCAGCGGCACGCGGACGTGATGGCCGCCTGCGTCTTGGCGTTGTTGGCTGGGCTACTGCTGTTGATCCCGCCGGTGGCGCTGCGGTGTCGGAGCTTCGCTCCCGGACAGGTCATGGCGCGGCTGGTGTGCGGCGCGACGGTCACTCTTCCTCGCGCGCCATCGTTGATTTTCCTGTCGATCAGTCGGACCTGAGCAGTTCGCCGCCGGACCAGCCTCCGGCTTCGTGGCGCCTTCGTGGCGCCTATTCGGTGAACCCTAAAACGACTTTGAAGGAACAACAATGAAGAAGACATCGATGGCTCTCAGCGCGGGTGCTCTCACCCTCGCATTCGCCCTGACAGGCTGCACGGATACCGGTAAATCACCCTCCCAGGAGAGCATCACACCGCCGGCATCGTCGTCCGCTTCGACGGCTAACGCCACTGAAGCCGACAAGATGTTCGTCACGATGATGATCCCGCACCACGAGCAGGCCGTCGAGATGTCCGACGTCCTGCTCGACAAGGACGGCGCCGATCCTCGTGTCGTCGAGCTCGCTGAGCAGATCAAGGCGGCACAGGGGCCGGAGATCGACAAGATGCTGAGCTGGCTCAATGACTGGGGTGTGGAGTACGACCCGGAATCTATGAGCGGCATGAGCCACGGATCCATGGACAGCGGTGACGGCATGATGTCCGAAGAGGACATGACCCGCCTCGAGGACGCCGACCCCGCCGAGGCGAACCGTCTCTTCCTCGAGCAAATGATCCAACACCACAAGGGTGCCGTCGACATGGCACGCACCGCACTTGCGGACGCGCAGAACCCCGACGTGCTCGAGCTCGCTCAGCAGGTGATCGACGACCAGACGGCTGAGATCGAGGTCATGCAGGACCTCCTCGAAGAACTCTGAGAATCAAGGGGGGGCGGGTGGTGCACACCACCCGCCCCGATTCCCGCCTTTGCGCGCTCTCCAGCGTGAGCATCCACCGCGACGCAGCACGTCTGGCCGTCGTATCCCTCACCCCCGGCCACCTCGGTGGCCGCTACCGGAAACCCTCATGAAGCGACCCCTCCTCACTGCAACTGCCCTTCCCGCCCTCATTATCGTCATCACCGGATGCTCCGCGGCCCAGCCGAACGAATCCGCCCAGACTGGCCGTATCGAGCACGTCCACGGCATCGCCGAAGACCCTCGCGGCGACGATCTGCTCGTGGCCACTCACGATGGGGTGTTCATCGTCACCCTGGACGGGAACGTCACTGGTCCAGTCGGCGGCCATGACTTCGATGCCATGGGGTTCATCGTCACAGGGAACACTTTGTTCGCATCCGGGCATCCTGGGCAGAACACACCTGCCGAGCTGGGGGCTCCCAACCTCGGCATCATCCGCAGCGACGATCATGGACTGACGTGGACGCCTATCGCCCTCAACGGAACCACCGACTTCCACGTGCTCACCGCCGCGCCAGATGGAACCCTGTATGGGGTGGCATCGAGTCAGGTGAACGTTCTCTCCAGCACGGATGACGGGAAGCAATGGACAACGCGCGCGCCCATCGCCGCGGCTGACCTCGCCGCCACCAGTTCGGGCCTCTACGCCGCTGCCGAACAGGGTCTTCTCGTCAGCACCGACGGAGGTGACAGCTTCACGCCCGTGCCTAGCGCGCCCCTGCTCTACGCTATCGACGCTCGCCCCGATGGCAGGCTGGTCGGTGCTGGCACCGATGGCGGCCTCTGGGCGCAGGAGCCCAGTGGCACCTGGCAGCGCCTGGGATCTCTCCAAGGTGCCGCGCAGGCGCTGAGTGCGACTGAGGATCGGATCCTTCTCGTCGACGACCGAGGGATTGTTGCAGCCACGGATGGCGGCGCCTCCGTCCTCGTCGCCATTCCGTGACCACGAGCGCGCCCTCGACTACCCCGGAGCCGTTATGCCTAACCACCAGAATCCCTTGCGGAATTTCGCGTTCTTCATCGTCGCCGCCACTATAGGTGTGGTCGTTTTCGCCTTTGCGGTCTATCTCTCAATCGGAATGCTCTTCCAATGACCCGATACGACCAGTGGGAAATGTCCCCGCGTCCGCAGACCGGCGTCTCACAAAAACCCGCGCCCCCTGTTTCGCCCGTCCAACGCCTGCACCGTCGGCTGGTTCGCCTCGGATGGGCGCTCCTCGCCGCTGGTCCTGCCCTTGGTGTGATTCACGCGATTACCGACGTGCTCCTCGGCGGTACCGCCACTTGGTGGACGTACACCATCGCCGGCTATGACACGGCGCTTATCGTCATGATCATCGGTACGGCATTGGTATGCCGATCCACGCCGGATGAGCCGGAATGAACCGTGTGACGGCTCGACGGCCGGCCCACGCGGTCCTGACCTTGATATAGGCCGAGGCTGGCAGACGGTATGCACGGCTGTGATGATCGGTGCAGCGCGAGGCGGCCCGCGTCACTATTGGGCGCGGGCCGCCTCGACTGCTGGTGACTTGTAGCGGAAACTCTTAGGCTCCGTCCGCCGCTGCCCGCTGGGCATGACGTGCTTGCGCCACGGCGTCGGAGGGAATCACCAGAGTCGGCAACGTGGCGTGATGAAGCACATTCGCCGACGTGCTGCCCAGCACGGTAGCTCTGACACCGCGGAGCCCGCGCGAGCCGATCACGATGATGTCGGCATCCAGGCGGTCGGCGGCATCCAGGATCGCCTCGGAGGCGGTGACGACAGCCGACGACACGAGCGATTCCGCCTCGAGCCCCTTGGCCCGTGCCAGCTCCGCGCCCTCGGCGGCGATGACTTCGGATGCGTCCAGTGCGGCGCGGTCGAGAGCATCGAGCTTCTCCAGGGCGGGGTGGCCCTGAAGGTGCGCGGCGAATCCCTCCATGGGCTGTCGAGCGTAGAAGACGACGGCCGCCGAACCCGGGAAGAGCTTGGAGACGGATTCGATGGCGTACTTGGAGTTGGGCGAGCCGTCGTACGCGATCAGCAGTCTTGGCTTAGGCATGGCTTCTTCTTTCGATTTGAGATGCGGAGATGAGAGACGGCGTCACGCGACCGGCAGGGAATGCGCGGGGCGCTTGGTGCGGAAGAACGCCGGCACGAGAATCGCTCCCAGGAGCGCGATGACTGCCGCGGCGATGAACGCGGCGGAATAGCCCCGGGTGAGAGCTTCCGGATCTCCCAGCTGGCCAGCCCCAAAGCCCGCCGCGACGGCGGAGACTGCAGCGAGGCCGATGGCGGACCCCACCTGGTAGCTCGTGTTCACGATTCCGGATGCAAGTCCGCCCTCCTCCGGGGGCGCGGCGGAGATCGCTACCTGAAGTGAGGGGATGAACGCGAGGGCCTGCCCGAAGGCTACGACGAGGGACGGTCCGAATGCGTCAACCCAGTAGTTGCCGTCCGGGCGGATGAACGCCATCCAGCCCAGACCCGCGGCGAGCACGACGAGCCCGAGTACGATTGGCGCCTTCGGTCCGACCGCGGCGATGATGCGAGGAGCGAGGACGATCATGCCCAGCATGATCAGGATCGTCATCGGCAGCAACGCGGCCCCGGCAGGGAACGCGGTGAAGCCGAGCACCTGCTGCAGGTACAGGTTCAGGAAGAACCACATCGGCACCCACGCGCCACCGAGAAGCACCTGCGCGAGGTTTGCCGCGCCCAGGTTGGGGGAGCGGAAGATCGACAGGCGCATGAGAGGTTCGCGCTTGGCGCGCTGAATGACGAGGAACAGCACGAGCAGGACGACGCCAGCCCCAATCGCGATCCACGTCTCGGCCGCGGCCCAGCCCGCAACCTCCGCGCGCACGATGCCGTACACGAGAGCGGCGAGGCCCAGGGTGACGGTCAGAGCTCCGATGACGTCGACAGATCCACGGGCGCCAAGCTTGCCGCCGGGCAGGGCCTTCCACATGAACAGCAGCACGAGCACGGCGATGGGCACGTTGATGAGGAACACCCATGGCCACGAGGCGAACTCGGTGATTACGCCGCCGAGGAATACTCCCGCGGTCCCGCCGGCCGGGGCGGCTGCACCGTAGAAGGCCATCGCCTTAGTGAGTTCCTTCGGGCTGCCGCCGAACAGCATCATGAGCAGAGTGAGCGCTGCCGGAGCGATGAGTGCGGAGCCCGCGCCCTGCATGACGCGGCCGATCAGCTCGACCGGCACGTCGCCTGCGAGGCCTGCAACGAGGGAGCCGACTGCCAGGATCACCCAGCCGGTCGCGAACATTCTGCGGGGACCGAACAGATCGGAAAGTCGGCCACCGAGAAGCAGAAGACCGCCGAGCGCGATCACGTAGGCGTTGAAGACCCAGGAAAGATCGTGCGGTGTGAAGCCGAGGTCGACCTGCATCTGTGGAAGCGCTACCCCGATGATCGAGGCGTCCATGATGACCATGAACTGAGCAAGCGCGATGAGGAAGAGGCCCCACCATCTGGCGTTGCTGGTCGGAGGGGACGAGGACATGTTGAAGCTCCATTCGATTCGGGTGGCATAGCCGTGAAACAAGTACAACCTATACCCTAGGGGGGTACGGTACAACCAAACAGTGTCAGGTGCCATCTTGTTCCACCCCGCCCTGCCTAACCGCGCGAATTGCACGCGAGCGCGGGCGGGTATGGCCCCCGGCTCTGGCGCTCGGGGCAGCCTTCCGCGGACGCTGCTGCAAAGACTCGGCGCCTCCTGCTGGTCGCGCTGATCTGACGCGCGTGCTCGCGATGTGCGTGGACGCTAACGAGGCCGCGTGCTCGGTGTGCTCATCTCGGGGCGGGCGCTGATCGCCATCCGCGCTCGTGGAGCCGCTCGAATCCGTCGAGAAGGATGTCGAGTGCGAAGAGGAACTCTGCGTCCTCGTCGCAGGCCGCGCCGGCATGAGAGGCGGTCGCCGCCATGCGGACGATGGCCGGATACGCCTCGGCGTAGGCGGAGAGAGCCGCGTCGCGTGCCTCCGGGTCGGCAGGCAAGGTGGGGGTGGGCATGACGTCGCGCGTGAACCCCCACATGCGCGTGCTGAGTGCATGCATGGCGTGATGAACGAGGTCGGGGGAGAAGCCGCCGCGGAACATCGCCTCCATCAGCGCGTTCATGTGCGACAGCACGGCCGGTCCTGCCATCGTCCTCGTCTCGACCGCCGTGCGCCACCAGGTGTGGCGTGTCGTCACCGCGCGCGCGGCGAGGATGCGCGCCCGGACCTCACGCTTCCAATCGGCACCCCCGTCCGAGACGCGGAACGCCGAGACGATCCGCTCGACCATCGTGTCGATCAGGTCTTCACGGTTCGACACGTGCTTGTAGAGCGCCATCGGCGTGACGCCGACTGTCTCCGCCAGGCGCCGCATCGACAGACCCTCGAGGCCGACCCGGTCTGCCAGCGCGATGGCGGCGTCGAGGACTCTGTCGCGGTCGAGGGAGGCCTTGCGGCTTGACATATCTACAGCGTATACCTAGCGTGAGGGACGGCGGTATACGCCGTATACCTGAAAGGGCTCTCATGACTCGCCGCAACCGGACCTACGCCCGAAGCGCAGGCATCGCCTACCTCGTGACGCACGTCACCTCTGTGACCGCGGTCGCCGCGTACGCAGCTTCCGCCCTGCCGCTGGGCGTGGCGCTCGAGTTCACGCTCGCGCTCGGCTGCCTGCTCACCGGGCTGCTGCTCTTGCCTCTCCTGCGCTGCGCCGGCGAGGTGCGGGCGCTCACCTTCGCGTTCCTGCGAGGGCTGGAAGCCGCCGTGATCGCGGCCGGGACCCTGCCGATGCTCGCGCTCGCCTGGACTGGTGGCTCGAGGGACGTCCTCGAGGCCCTGCACAGCGCCGCGTTCCTCGTCGGACAGGGCCTGGTGATCAGCGTCAACACCGTCGTGCTGGCATGGCTGCTTCTGGACTCGGGTCTGGTGCCGAAG is a window of Microbacterium esteraromaticum DNA encoding:
- a CDS encoding DUF6153 family protein, coding for MRIAVRATPRQLSLRSVLMLGAAAVLIIVGLLAMHTFTAESAGHGSTGVHVASTVTVGHDLSSMSSASADSSTCDPSCDGPAGQTQRHADVMAACVLALLAGLLLLIPPVALRCRSFAPGQVMARLVCGATVTLPRAPSLIFLSISRT
- a CDS encoding DUF305 domain-containing protein; its protein translation is MKKTSMALSAGALTLAFALTGCTDTGKSPSQESITPPASSSASTANATEADKMFVTMMIPHHEQAVEMSDVLLDKDGADPRVVELAEQIKAAQGPEIDKMLSWLNDWGVEYDPESMSGMSHGSMDSGDGMMSEEDMTRLEDADPAEANRLFLEQMIQHHKGAVDMARTALADAQNPDVLELAQQVIDDQTAEIEVMQDLLEEL
- a CDS encoding F510_1955 family glycosylhydrolase, with translation MKRPLLTATALPALIIVITGCSAAQPNESAQTGRIEHVHGIAEDPRGDDLLVATHDGVFIVTLDGNVTGPVGGHDFDAMGFIVTGNTLFASGHPGQNTPAELGAPNLGIIRSDDHGLTWTPIALNGTTDFHVLTAAPDGTLYGVASSQVNVLSSTDDGKQWTTRAPIAAADLAATSSGLYAAAEQGLLVSTDGGDSFTPVPSAPLLYAIDARPDGRLVGAGTDGGLWAQEPSGTWQRLGSLQGAAQALSATEDRILLVDDRGIVAATDGGASVLVAIP
- a CDS encoding universal stress protein produces the protein MPKPRLLIAYDGSPNSKYAIESVSKLFPGSAAVVFYARQPMEGFAAHLQGHPALEKLDALDRAALDASEVIAAEGAELARAKGLEAESLVSSAVVTASEAILDAADRLDADIIVIGSRGLRGVRATVLGSTSANVLHHATLPTLVIPSDAVAQARHAQRAAADGA
- a CDS encoding MFS transporter; translated protein: MSSSPPTSNARWWGLFLIALAQFMVIMDASIIGVALPQMQVDLGFTPHDLSWVFNAYVIALGGLLLLGGRLSDLFGPRRMFATGWVILAVGSLVAGLAGDVPVELIGRVMQGAGSALIAPAALTLLMMLFGGSPKELTKAMAFYGAAAPAGGTAGVFLGGVITEFASWPWVFLINVPIAVLVLLFMWKALPGGKLGARGSVDVIGALTVTLGLAALVYGIVRAEVAGWAAAETWIAIGAGVVLLVLFLVIQRAKREPLMRLSIFRSPNLGAANLAQVLLGGAWVPMWFFLNLYLQQVLGFTAFPAGAALLPMTILIMLGMIVLAPRIIAAVGPKAPIVLGLVVLAAGLGWMAFIRPDGNYWVDAFGPSLVVAFGQALAFIPSLQVAISAAPPEEGGLASGIVNTSYQVGSAIGLAAVSAVAAGFGAGQLGDPEALTRGYSAAFIAAAVIALLGAILVPAFFRTKRPAHSLPVA
- a CDS encoding TetR/AcrR family transcriptional regulator, with translation MSSRKASLDRDRVLDAAIALADRVGLEGLSMRRLAETVGVTPMALYKHVSNREDLIDTMVERIVSAFRVSDGGADWKREVRARILAARAVTTRHTWWRTAVETRTMAGPAVLSHMNALMEAMFRGGFSPDLVHHAMHALSTRMWGFTRDVMPTPTLPADPEARDAALSAYAEAYPAIVRMAATASHAGAACDEDAEFLFALDILLDGFERLHERGWRSAPAPR
- a CDS encoding DUF4386 domain-containing protein; amino-acid sequence: MTRRNRTYARSAGIAYLVTHVTSVTAVAAYAASALPLGVALEFTLALGCLLTGLLLLPLLRCAGEVRALTFAFLRGLEAAVIAAGTLPMLALAWTGGSRDVLEALHSAAFLVGQGLVISVNTVVLAWLLLDSGLVPKALAVLGLFGGVVVLGSNTAQLFGLIPLNGPVAGVCALPIFAFEIWFAFYLIIAGLRPRADVNAGAGEHAAPAA